A genomic segment from Odontesthes bonariensis isolate fOdoBon6 chromosome 8, fOdoBon6.hap1, whole genome shotgun sequence encodes:
- the LOC142385721 gene encoding uncharacterized protein C17orf113-like: MAGRRNGFTKGSTNFRMSALIEHSQSNDHVSALHLKPQQVVVKSHCEKATESSKKKLSSQLKIVFHMAKHVIPSNQFVAQTELLRALEAPDFVTIDGIYHHSDSVDDMEKALEDVVMNQIQEKIKRSDFVGLIIDETVNITVNKKLIVYLKLEMEGKVETCFLGNHDVDCGTARCIYDRLVAVLREMDVELSRVIGLGSDGASVMMGRHGGVGALLKQANPFSIQVHCVAHRAALAALDAEKSANNITSYKNTISSVYSFYKHSATRTNRLGQLTAELHDEDMVSLKQPCAVRWLSLHRAVKAMKHNWPAVVMELTEEALRGNAKAQGLLGQIQSYSFIALTHALADLLPVMTKLNLVFQKDNVNLSSIRPVVQASVAAFTQFRDAPGPEEENFLAGYEDGKYMDIKVTNASDRSIQAFRKVRERFVQHLIDALQDRFPEDCLDLLHCFDTLLNPRRYPPSQNALQEYAEPAIRTVVSHFTTVESADTTPLINAIALRRDPLAVMTALRGYGGLQFATACEVLIRDFIEIYPEWAKLAKIACVIPVSSVPAERGFSLQNRIKTKQRSRLSEHKVMRLMRIASCGETLQTFNFLSAADNFNMAKKRKR; this comes from the exons ATGGCCGGACGACGCAATGGTTTTACAAAAGGATCGACTAATTTCAGAATGTCAGCTCTAATTGAACACAGCCAAAGCAATGACCATGTCTCCGCGCTCCATTTAAAACCACAGCAGGTTGTCGTGAAAAGCCACTGCGAGAAGGCCACGGAAAGTTCAAAGAAAAAGTTGTCATCGCAGCTCAAAATTGTCTTCCATATGGCCAAACATGTAATTCCTTCAAACCAGTTTGTTGCGCAGACAGAGCTTCTGCGAGCTCTCGAGGCTCCAGACTTCGTCACTATCGATGGTATTTATCACCACAGTGACTCTGTTGATGACATGGAGAAGGCATTAGAAGATGTGGTGATGAATCAGatacaggaaaaaataaaaaggagtgACTTTGTTGGACTGATCATCGACGAAACAGTAAACATCACAGTTAACAAAAAGTTGATAGTTTATCTAAAGCTGGAAATGGAAGGAAAGGTGGAGACGTGCTTTCTTGGAAATCACGATGTGGACTGCGGGACCGCAAGATGCATTTATGATCGCCTAGTCGCTGTGCTTCGGGAAATGGATGTTGAACTGTCTCGTGTCATTGGCCTGGGTTCAGATGGTGCAAGCGTAATGATGGGGAGGCATGGTGGGGTTGGTGCTTTGCTTAAGCAGGCGAATCCCTTCTCCATACAAGTGCACTGCGTGGCCCACAGAGCGGCTCTTGCTGCCCTGGACGCAGAAAAGTCCGCCAACAACATCACATCTTACAAAAACACAATCTCATCAGTGTACTCCTTTTACAAGCACTCAGCAACAAGAACAAACCGGCTGGGCCAACTTACAGCTGAACTCCACGATGAGGACATGGTCAGCCTCAAGCAGCCTTGCGCAGTGCGCTGGCTATCCCTACACAGGGCGGTGAAGGCCATGAAACACAACTGGCCAGCTGTGGTCATGGAGCTAACTGAAGAGGCCTTGAGAGGAAATGCAAAAGCGCAAGGACTGCTAGGTCAAATCCAGAGCTACAGCTTCATAGCCCTGACTCACGCATTGGCCGATCTGCTACCTGTGATGACCAAGCTGAATTTAGTGTTTCAGAAAGACAACGTCAATCTCTCCAGTATCCGACCAGTAGTGCAAGCATCTGTCGCGGCATTCACACAGTTCCGAGATGCCCCGGGTCCAGAAGAGGAGAATTTCCTGGCAGGCTATGAAGACGGCAAGTACATGGATATAAAAGTGACCAACGCAAGCGACCGCTCAATCCAAGCTTTCAGAAAAGTCAGAGAACGGTTTGTTCAACATCTGATAGATGCCTTACAAGACAGATTCCCCGAAGACTGCTTGGATCTACTTCACTGCTTCGACACCCTCCTCAATCCTCGTAGATATCCTCCATCACAGAATG ctcTTCAAGAATATGCAGAACCAGCGATCAGAACGGTTGTTTCCCATTTTACAACTGTTGAGTCTGCAGACACCACTCCTCTTATTAATGCCATTGCCCTGCGACGAGATCCCCTCGCTGTGATGACAGCGCTCCGTGGCTATGGGGGATTGCAATTCGCCACAGCCTGTGAAGTCCTCATTCGGGACTTCATCGAAATCTATCCAGAGTGGGCCAAGCTCGCCAAAATAGCTTGTGTGATCCCAGTCTCCAGTGTTCCCGCAGAGAGGGGGTTTTCGCTGCAGAACCGAATCAAGACCAAGCAGCGAAGTCGCCTCTCAGAGCACAAAGTTATGCGCCTTATGCGCATCGCCAGCTGCGGAGAGACATTACAAACTTTCAATTTCTTGTCGGCAGCTGATAATTTCAACATGGCCAAAAAACGTAAAAGGTAG